One Leptolyngbya sp. SIO1E4 genomic window, TCCAATTGCGACAACCCGCTTATCTGAACTGGCATAGGTCTCGATTTGAGCAGCCATTTGCCCATCCCATTTATCCATATCAAGGGGGTGCAGCCCCACAGAGATAGAAACTTCTGGGTACCGATCTGCAATTGCTTGCAAACCCCTAAACTCACTAGGCTCTACGCAAGAATGCACTAAATGCACAACGCCTGCCCGACGCCATGCAGAAGCAACCTCGTCTAGGTCAGGCTCAAAAGCTTCAAAATTGATATGAACGTGGCTATCAACCAACTGCATTAGGCAGCCCCTAAATTGACTTGGCTATGATGCGGCTGAATGCTTGGCTTCGGCTTGCTTCCAAGCCCGACTCAGACTGGATTTGCGCCGAGCACCCGCGTTGCGATGATAGACCCCTCGTTTGACCGCCTTATCAATTTTGCTAAAGGCGGCAGCCATCTCCTTATGTGCTAAATTCATCGTCTCTGGGCTAGGATTAGCAGAGTAATCGTCTAACGCTGTAAAGTATCGTTTCGTCAGCGTCTTAATGGCTGATTTATAAGACTTATTGCGGAGGCGATTTCTCTCCGATACCTGGATTCTTTTAAGTGCAGACTTGATGTTTGCCACAGCTCGCCCTAACTTACATGGAACAACTGAACAGATAGAGTATCATAACACTTATTCACTAAAC contains:
- a CDS encoding 30S ribosomal protein S20, whose protein sequence is MANIKSALKRIQVSERNRLRNKSYKSAIKTLTKRYFTALDDYSANPSPETMNLAHKEMAAAFSKIDKAVKRGVYHRNAGARRKSSLSRAWKQAEAKHSAAS